In one Pseudomonas tensinigenes genomic region, the following are encoded:
- a CDS encoding type VI secretion system Vgr family protein translates to MLNDKESPFTLTLTNSGLCLPVLRFRGEEALNQPYRFDIELIGLAPAVAPGTLLQQPVFLRLDDHHGIHGIIHSASCEHCGTHRIGYRLMIVPSLQRLAQPSRRRVFVQQSVPEILQQLLAENALPAEGYRIEMTVGCYPVRPFCIQFEESDLALLHRLCEEEGIHYHFEHRADGHVVVFADDSLSLPQEPALLPFMDEQQACSPCVSALFQHHHAAPMTTLPTVRNRGQRAIDEDAANQSRSMARPPVLSLEQRHSEQRSRRHLERQRCHLRSVNGRSDCIGLLSGHLLQVSEHPINSFNEQWRITALSHQGQHPSILDPTPTVHRYHNDFTAQPWSTDFRPPLKQQRPSIAGYHLANVLGVEGQPARLDDQGRVAVRLWPADSAPDADANADAIWLPIAMTRANGRIVPEELPCVGSEVWVSFLDSDPDRPILCLGNSRKPPPRESPRARDSSLLLDWLLNSDAH, encoded by the coding sequence ATGCTCAATGACAAGGAAAGTCCGTTTACCCTGACCCTGACCAATAGCGGTTTATGCCTGCCGGTGTTGCGCTTTCGCGGCGAGGAAGCGCTCAACCAGCCTTACCGGTTCGACATCGAACTTATCGGTCTGGCCCCCGCCGTGGCGCCGGGTACGCTGTTGCAGCAACCGGTATTCCTGCGCCTGGACGACCATCACGGGATTCACGGGATCATCCACAGCGCCAGTTGTGAACATTGCGGTACCCATCGCATCGGCTATCGCCTGATGATAGTGCCGTCGCTGCAGCGGTTGGCACAGCCGAGCAGACGTCGGGTGTTCGTGCAACAGAGCGTGCCGGAGATTCTCCAGCAGTTGCTCGCGGAAAATGCTCTGCCCGCCGAAGGCTACCGGATTGAAATGACCGTGGGGTGCTATCCGGTGCGGCCGTTCTGCATCCAGTTCGAGGAAAGCGATCTGGCACTGCTGCACAGGCTCTGCGAGGAAGAAGGTATCCACTATCACTTCGAACACCGCGCGGACGGTCACGTCGTGGTTTTCGCCGATGACAGCCTGAGTTTGCCGCAAGAACCGGCCCTGCTGCCGTTCATGGATGAACAGCAAGCGTGCTCACCCTGCGTCAGCGCGCTATTCCAGCATCACCACGCCGCCCCCATGACGACACTGCCCACGGTACGCAATCGGGGGCAGCGGGCCATCGACGAGGACGCTGCCAATCAAAGCCGATCAATGGCCCGGCCGCCGGTGCTTTCTCTGGAACAACGCCACAGCGAACAACGCAGTCGACGGCACTTGGAACGACAACGCTGCCACCTTCGTTCGGTCAATGGCCGCAGCGACTGTATCGGGTTGCTTAGCGGACATTTGCTGCAAGTCAGCGAACATCCGATCAACAGCTTCAACGAACAATGGCGGATCACTGCCCTTAGCCATCAGGGTCAACACCCCTCGATTCTTGACCCGACGCCGACGGTACACCGCTATCACAACGATTTCACTGCCCAACCGTGGTCGACAGACTTTCGCCCGCCGCTTAAACAACAGCGCCCGAGCATCGCCGGGTATCACTTGGCGAACGTACTTGGTGTCGAGGGGCAACCGGCAAGACTCGACGACCAGGGGCGCGTCGCCGTCAGGTTGTGGCCAGCGGATTCAGCACCCGATGCCGATGCCAATGCCGATGCGATATGGCTGCCCATCGCCATGACCAGGGCCAACGGGCGAATCGTCCCTGAGGAGTTACCCTGTGTCGGCAGCGAAGTGTGGGTGAGCTTTCTCGACAGCGATCCGGATCGGCCCATTCTATGCCTGGGCAACTCACGCAAGCCCCCGCCTCGCGAGTCACCGCGCGCCCGCGACAGCAGCTTATTGCTCGACTGGCTGCTCAATAGCGACGCCCATTAG
- a CDS encoding FAD-dependent oxidoreductase — protein MRPFWLEQALQADTSEICPPLQGEVRTDVCIVGGGYTGLWTAIMLKQQNPELDVLLIEADICGAGASGRNGGCALSWSAKYFTLERLFGVEEAVRLVKESERSIHAIGEFCEQYGVDADYRLDGTLYTATNRAQVGSTDAVIAALERNGINSFSQRPLADVQRMAGSSKHLEGWFSPAAASVQPGKLVRGLRRVALQLGVKIHESTAMTGLEEGRPARLQTPNGSIVADRVVLAMNAWMARAFPQFERSVAIVSSDMLITEPRPDLLQEIGLTSGVTVLDSRIFVHYYHNTPDGRIMLGKGGNTFAFGGRMLPVFDQPSPYAGLLKNSLADFFPAFADVKVDATWNGPSDRSVTGLPFFGQMSGAGNVFYGFGYSGSGVGPCHMGGQILASLVQGLDNPWTRSPLVNGPLGYFPPEPIRYLGSLMVRNAIRRKERAEDRGRRPRHLDVRLAKFAAAAGKADKG, from the coding sequence ATGAGACCGTTTTGGCTGGAGCAAGCCTTGCAGGCCGACACCTCTGAAATCTGCCCGCCGTTGCAGGGTGAAGTCCGCACTGATGTGTGCATCGTTGGCGGCGGCTACACCGGGTTGTGGACGGCAATCATGCTCAAGCAACAGAACCCCGAGCTCGATGTGTTGCTGATCGAAGCGGACATCTGCGGCGCTGGCGCGAGCGGGCGCAACGGCGGTTGTGCGCTGTCGTGGTCGGCAAAATATTTCACCCTTGAGCGCTTGTTTGGCGTCGAAGAAGCGGTGCGCTTGGTCAAGGAGTCGGAACGCAGCATTCATGCGATCGGCGAGTTCTGTGAGCAGTACGGCGTCGATGCCGATTACCGTCTCGACGGCACGCTGTACACCGCGACCAACCGCGCGCAGGTCGGCTCGACCGATGCGGTGATTGCCGCACTGGAACGTAATGGCATCAACTCGTTCTCCCAGCGTCCGCTCGCCGATGTGCAGCGCATGGCCGGTTCGAGCAAGCATCTGGAAGGCTGGTTCTCGCCGGCAGCGGCCAGTGTGCAGCCGGGCAAACTGGTGCGCGGCTTGCGTCGGGTGGCGTTGCAACTGGGCGTGAAAATCCACGAAAGCACCGCGATGACCGGACTGGAAGAAGGGCGTCCCGCACGCCTGCAAACGCCGAACGGCAGTATCGTTGCCGATCGCGTGGTGCTGGCGATGAATGCGTGGATGGCCCGTGCTTTCCCGCAATTCGAGCGCAGCGTGGCGATTGTTTCCAGCGATATGTTGATCACCGAACCGCGCCCGGATCTGTTGCAGGAGATCGGTTTGACCAGCGGCGTGACGGTGCTTGATTCGCGGATTTTCGTGCACTACTACCACAACACCCCGGACGGCCGGATCATGCTCGGCAAGGGCGGCAACACCTTCGCCTTTGGCGGGCGAATGCTGCCGGTGTTCGATCAGCCATCGCCGTATGCCGGCCTGCTGAAAAATAGCCTCGCCGACTTCTTCCCGGCGTTTGCCGATGTAAAAGTAGATGCCACCTGGAACGGCCCGTCGGATCGCTCGGTCACCGGTTTGCCGTTCTTTGGCCAGATGAGCGGCGCGGGCAACGTGTTCTACGGTTTCGGCTATTCGGGCAGCGGCGTCGGCCCGTGCCATATGGGCGGGCAGATTCTCGCGTCACTGGTGCAAGGCCTGGACAACCCGTGGACCCGCTCGCCGCTGGTCAACGGGCCACTGGGCTATTTCCCGCCGGAGCCGATCCGTTACCTCGGCTCGTTGATGGTGCGCAACGCCATCCGCCGCAAGGAGCGCGCCGAAGATCGCGGGCGGCGCCCTCGGCATCTCGACGTGCGCCTGGCGAAATTCGCCGCAGCGGCCGGCAAGGCTGACAAAGGTTAA
- a CDS encoding MFS transporter yields the protein MNKHIGTIARWRVQIFAITWLAYAAFYFTRKAFSVAKLGIAEDPTFMLDKMAMANLDAIYLAAYALGQFTWGMLADRFGPRVVVLGGLLISAAAALVMGSYATLPIFATCMLIQGLAQSTGWSGLCKNLGSFFPSQQRGRVLGLWSSCYAFGGLVASPFAGWWAYTLMGTWHAAFISSAVVVAVVAVLFFIFQRNKPEDVGLPAVEPEPVLTAEETEANSKLSVWEPLKEILRNRTVLVLGLAYFMLKPARYAILLWGPVIVFEQMPSVGKVGAAIIPTSFELAGLLGPILIGLASDKLFGARRMPACVISLLLLTVTLALFMAALHTGSVLLVVALLFVMGLTLYGPDSMISGAAAIDFGKAKAGATAAGFVNGCGSVGAVLGGLLPGYFDSVTVFIVFAGCALFSALVLIPHWNSRPVGVMEPRASIPNCPLTIKPLRS from the coding sequence ATGAACAAGCACATCGGCACCATTGCGCGTTGGCGCGTGCAGATTTTCGCGATTACCTGGCTTGCTTACGCCGCTTTCTACTTCACCCGCAAAGCGTTTTCGGTGGCCAAACTCGGCATCGCCGAAGACCCGACCTTCATGCTCGACAAGATGGCCATGGCCAACCTCGATGCGATTTATCTGGCGGCTTATGCCCTCGGCCAGTTCACCTGGGGCATGCTCGCCGACCGCTTTGGTCCTCGGGTCGTGGTGCTTGGTGGTCTGCTGATTTCCGCGGCAGCGGCGCTGGTGATGGGCAGTTACGCCACGTTGCCGATCTTCGCCACCTGCATGTTGATTCAGGGCTTGGCGCAGTCCACCGGATGGTCGGGATTGTGCAAAAACCTCGGTAGTTTTTTCCCCTCCCAACAACGCGGGCGAGTGCTCGGGTTATGGAGTTCCTGCTACGCCTTTGGTGGTCTGGTGGCGTCGCCATTTGCCGGCTGGTGGGCGTACACCTTGATGGGCACCTGGCACGCGGCGTTCATTTCCAGCGCGGTGGTGGTCGCCGTGGTGGCGGTGTTGTTCTTTATCTTCCAGCGCAACAAACCGGAAGACGTCGGTTTGCCGGCGGTTGAGCCGGAACCTGTATTGACGGCGGAAGAAACCGAAGCTAACAGCAAACTCAGCGTTTGGGAGCCTCTGAAAGAAATCCTGCGTAACCGCACGGTGCTGGTGCTGGGCCTGGCGTATTTCATGTTGAAACCGGCGCGTTACGCGATTCTGTTGTGGGGCCCGGTGATTGTCTTTGAACAGATGCCCAGTGTCGGCAAGGTCGGCGCGGCGATCATTCCCACTTCGTTCGAGCTGGCCGGATTGCTCGGGCCGATTCTGATCGGGCTGGCCTCGGACAAACTGTTCGGTGCCCGGCGCATGCCAGCGTGCGTGATCAGTCTGCTCTTGCTCACTGTGACGCTGGCGCTGTTCATGGCTGCGTTGCACACCGGCAGTGTCTTGCTGGTGGTTGCGCTGCTGTTCGTCATGGGCCTGACCCTGTATGGCCCGGATTCAATGATCAGCGGTGCCGCTGCGATCGATTTCGGCAAAGCCAAGGCCGGCGCCACCGCTGCCGGTTTCGTCAACGGCTGCGGCTCGGTGGGGGCGGTACTCGGTGGTTTGCTGCCGGGTTACTTCGATTCGGTGACGGTGTTCATCGTCTTCGCCGGTTGCGCGCTGTTCTCGGCGCTGGTGCTGATTCCGCACTGGAACAGCCGTCCGGTTGGTGTCATGGAACCGCGTGCCTCGATCCCCAATTGCCCGCTGACGATCAAACCCCTGCGTTCCTGA
- a CDS encoding LysR family transcriptional regulator, with translation MSVSHAQLKAFHAVAVHGSFTKAAGRLFLTQPAISDQVRKLEERFGVLLFHRNKRSVRLTDLGERLLAITQRLFVIEAEAQELLQESQALQTGSLILAVDAPVHVLPQIARFCERYPGISVKIETGNTDESLFRLFNYQADLALLGRDVSDERLLCVPLRNDPIVAFVSRNHPWAERESICLADLDDTPLVLREHGSVTRQTLEEEMARAGFRIRPAIQVEGREAAREAVVVGIGVGVVSAAEFGADSRVCALPIVDCTRRLTETLVCLREQSNRRVVSTFLDMVRQSLV, from the coding sequence ATGTCGGTGTCTCACGCCCAACTCAAAGCCTTCCACGCCGTGGCCGTGCATGGAAGCTTCACCAAAGCCGCCGGGCGCCTTTTTCTCACGCAACCGGCGATATCCGACCAAGTGCGCAAACTCGAAGAGCGTTTCGGCGTTTTGCTGTTCCACCGCAATAAACGTTCCGTGCGCCTGACCGACTTGGGCGAGCGCTTGCTGGCGATCACCCAGCGCCTGTTTGTGATTGAAGCCGAAGCACAGGAACTGTTGCAGGAATCCCAGGCGTTGCAGACCGGCAGCCTGATTCTCGCAGTGGATGCGCCGGTGCACGTGCTGCCGCAGATTGCGCGGTTCTGCGAACGCTATCCGGGGATCAGCGTGAAGATCGAGACTGGCAACACCGATGAATCGCTGTTTCGCCTGTTCAACTATCAGGCCGATCTGGCGTTGCTCGGGCGTGATGTCAGCGATGAGCGCTTGCTCTGTGTGCCGCTGCGCAATGATCCGATAGTGGCGTTCGTGTCGCGCAATCATCCGTGGGCCGAGCGTGAATCGATCTGCCTGGCAGACCTGGATGACACGCCACTGGTGTTGCGTGAGCACGGTTCGGTGACCCGGCAAACGCTGGAAGAGGAAATGGCGCGGGCGGGGTTTCGCATTCGCCCGGCGATTCAGGTGGAAGGCCGGGAAGCGGCGCGTGAGGCGGTGGTGGTCGGGATTGGTGTCGGCGTGGTCTCAGCGGCGGAGTTTGGTGCGGATTCGCGGGTGTGTGCGTTGCCGATTGTCGACTGCACGCGACGGCTGACGGAGACGCTGGTGTGTTTGCGTGAGCAGAGCAATCGACGGGTGGTGTCGACCTTCCTCGATATGGTTCGCCAGAGTCTTGTGTGA
- a CDS encoding LysR substrate-binding domain-containing protein, whose translation MNLFQLRAFDAVAREGSFTRAAARLFISQPAVTGHIKALEEHYQITLLRRTARRVELTEEGTKLAAITRAMFGLAEEAQTLLEANRQLLTGRLEVAADGPHMVMPMLASLRARYPGITVNLRLGNAQETLAALLSEHADVAVLTEVEPRKGLHLQALSESRICALVPAGHPWAVRAGEVKLKELDQVIMVLREPSSITRRTFDQACAQASIHPRVLLELDSREAVTEAVAAELGVGVVSSVEVSHDPRVVAIPIVGEGLVNRHMIGCMERRRELRLIQAFFGLAPA comes from the coding sequence ATGAACCTGTTCCAGCTCCGCGCCTTCGATGCCGTGGCCCGTGAAGGCAGCTTCACCCGCGCCGCTGCGCGCTTGTTTATCAGCCAGCCGGCGGTCACCGGGCATATCAAGGCGCTGGAGGAGCACTACCAGATCACCTTGTTGCGGCGCACCGCGCGACGGGTGGAACTGACCGAGGAGGGCACCAAACTCGCGGCGATTACCCGCGCGATGTTCGGCCTGGCGGAAGAGGCGCAAACCCTGCTTGAAGCCAACCGGCAATTGCTGACCGGGCGGCTGGAAGTGGCGGCGGACGGGCCGCACATGGTCATGCCGATGCTGGCCAGCCTGCGTGCACGCTATCCGGGGATCACGGTGAATCTGCGTTTGGGCAATGCCCAGGAAACCTTGGCGGCGTTGTTGTCGGAACACGCCGATGTGGCGGTGTTGACCGAAGTGGAGCCGCGCAAAGGCCTGCATCTGCAGGCGTTGAGCGAATCGCGGATTTGCGCGCTAGTGCCGGCGGGGCACCCATGGGCGGTGCGTGCCGGGGAAGTGAAACTCAAGGAACTGGATCAAGTGATCATGGTGCTGCGCGAACCGAGTTCGATCACCCGGCGTACTTTTGATCAGGCCTGTGCGCAGGCGTCGATTCATCCGCGCGTGCTGCTGGAACTCGATAGCCGTGAGGCGGTGACCGAAGCCGTTGCCGCTGAGTTGGGCGTTGGCGTGGTGTCATCGGTTGAGGTTAGTCATGACCCGAGGGTGGTGGCGATTCCGATTGTCGGCGAGGGGCTGGTCAATCGGCACATGATCGGCTGCATGGAGCGGCGGCGGGAGTTGCGCTTGATTCAGGCATTCTTTGGCCTGGCGCCCGCCTGA
- a CDS encoding 2-aminoethylphosphonate--pyruvate transaminase: MSIAEPILLTPGPLTTSARTRQAMMVDWGSWDDRFNQLTASLCEQLLAILNGAATHHCVPLQGSGTFAVEAAIGTLVPRDGKVLVLINGAYGKRLAKICEVLGRSFSTFETAEDEPTTAADVDRLLRADSDITHVALIHCETSTGILNPLAEIAQVVEQHGKRLIIDAMSSFGALPVDAQQVPFDALIAASGKCLEGVPGMGFVFARKEALAAAAGNSHSLAMDLYDQHAYMMKTGQWRFTPPTHVVAALHEALLQYNEEGGLPARHARYAANCQALMEEMGKLGLRSFLPAAIQAPIIATFHAPQDPRYQFKDFYERVKAKGYILYPGKLTQVETFRVGCIGHVSPDEMRQAVAAVGEVLREMEVLEI; this comes from the coding sequence ATGAGTATCGCCGAACCCATCCTGCTCACTCCCGGCCCGTTGACCACTTCGGCCCGCACCCGCCAGGCGATGATGGTCGACTGGGGGTCATGGGATGACCGCTTCAATCAACTGACCGCCAGCCTTTGCGAACAATTGCTGGCGATCCTCAACGGCGCCGCCACTCACCACTGCGTGCCATTGCAGGGCAGCGGCACCTTCGCCGTCGAAGCGGCGATCGGCACCTTGGTACCACGTGACGGCAAAGTGCTGGTGCTGATCAACGGTGCCTACGGCAAGCGTCTGGCGAAGATTTGCGAAGTGCTCGGCCGCTCGTTCAGCACCTTCGAAACCGCTGAAGACGAACCGACCACCGCCGCTGACGTCGATCGTCTGCTGCGCGCCGACAGCGACATCACCCACGTCGCGCTGATTCATTGCGAAACCAGCACCGGCATTCTCAATCCGCTGGCGGAGATTGCCCAGGTCGTCGAGCAACACGGTAAACGCCTGATCATCGATGCCATGAGTTCCTTCGGCGCATTGCCGGTGGATGCGCAACAAGTGCCGTTCGACGCGCTGATCGCCGCTTCCGGCAAATGCCTGGAAGGCGTACCGGGGATGGGTTTTGTCTTCGCACGTAAAGAGGCGCTGGCCGCTGCCGCTGGCAATTCGCATTCGCTGGCGATGGACCTGTACGACCAGCACGCCTACATGATGAAAACCGGGCAATGGCGCTTCACCCCGCCGACCCACGTGGTCGCGGCGCTGCACGAAGCGCTGCTGCAATACAACGAAGAAGGTGGCTTGCCGGCGCGGCATGCGCGTTACGCCGCCAACTGTCAGGCGTTGATGGAGGAGATGGGCAAACTCGGTTTGCGCAGCTTCCTGCCAGCGGCGATTCAGGCGCCGATCATTGCCACGTTCCATGCGCCGCAAGATCCGCGTTATCAGTTCAAGGATTTCTACGAACGGGTCAAGGCCAAGGGTTACATCCTCTATCCGGGCAAATTGACTCAGGTCGAAACCTTCCGCGTCGGCTGCATCGGCCATGTCAGCCCGGACGAAATGCGCCAGGCCGTCGCGGCGGTCGGCGAAGTGCTGCGCGAGATGGAAGTCCTCGAAATCTAA
- the phnX gene encoding phosphonoacetaldehyde hydrolase, with translation MNYVNPNKLQAAILDWAGTVVDFGSFAPTQIFVEAFAEFDVQVSIEEARGPMGMGKWDHIRTLCDQPQVAERYRKAFGRTPSDDDVTAIYNRFMPLQIEKIAEHSALIPGALETIANLRQQGIKIGSCSGYPKQVMDKVVELAATNGYVADHVVATDEVPNGRPWPAQALANVIALGIDDVGACVKIDDTVPGILEGRRAGMWTVALICSGNALGLDYAGFRALGSDELASERKRIHALFEGSRPHYMIDTITDLPEVIADINKRLANGEMPQSS, from the coding sequence ATGAACTACGTCAATCCAAACAAGCTGCAAGCCGCGATCCTCGACTGGGCCGGCACCGTGGTCGATTTCGGCTCGTTCGCGCCGACGCAGATCTTCGTCGAAGCGTTCGCCGAGTTCGACGTGCAGGTCTCCATCGAAGAAGCCCGTGGCCCGATGGGCATGGGCAAGTGGGATCACATCCGCACCCTTTGCGATCAGCCGCAAGTGGCCGAGCGTTATCGCAAGGCATTCGGCCGCACGCCGAGCGATGACGACGTCACCGCAATCTACAACCGCTTCATGCCGCTGCAGATCGAGAAGATTGCCGAGCACTCGGCGCTGATTCCCGGCGCGCTGGAAACCATCGCCAATCTGCGTCAGCAAGGCATCAAGATCGGTTCCTGCTCCGGCTACCCGAAGCAAGTGATGGACAAGGTCGTCGAACTGGCTGCCACCAACGGCTACGTCGCCGACCACGTGGTTGCCACCGACGAAGTGCCGAATGGTCGCCCATGGCCGGCGCAGGCGCTGGCCAACGTGATCGCGCTGGGCATTGACGATGTCGGGGCGTGCGTGAAGATCGATGACACCGTGCCGGGCATTCTCGAAGGCCGCCGCGCCGGGATGTGGACGGTCGCGCTGATCTGCTCGGGCAATGCGCTGGGTCTGGATTACGCCGGTTTCCGCGCTCTGGGCAGCGATGAGCTGGCCAGCGAACGCAAGCGCATTCACGCGCTGTTCGAAGGCTCGCGCCCGCACTACATGATCGACACCATCACTGATCTGCCGGAAGTGATCGCCGACATCAACAAGCGCCTGGCCAACGGTGAGATGCCGCAATCGAGCTGA
- a CDS encoding cytochrome b, with protein sequence MPWTSSESRYSTVSVLLHWLMLVLLVLVYASMELRGLFPKGSGGRTLIREVHYMLGLTVFVLVWFRLLARSIGPAPKVFPASPQWQTVLARLMHWALYLFMISMPILGWLITSAEGHQVMFYGFDLPLLVAENKEFAKQVEGWHVLIATMGYWLIGLHALAGLYHHYVVGDNTLLRMMPKRG encoded by the coding sequence ATGCCGTGGACAAGTTCCGAATCCCGTTACAGCACCGTATCGGTCCTGTTGCACTGGCTGATGCTGGTGTTGTTGGTGCTGGTATACGCCAGCATGGAGTTGCGCGGCCTGTTCCCCAAAGGCAGTGGCGGGCGCACGCTGATCCGCGAAGTGCATTACATGCTCGGCCTGACCGTGTTTGTGCTGGTGTGGTTTCGCCTGCTCGCGCGCAGCATTGGCCCAGCGCCGAAAGTCTTCCCCGCCTCACCGCAATGGCAAACCGTGCTGGCGCGGCTGATGCACTGGGCGTTGTACCTGTTCATGATCAGCATGCCGATTCTGGGCTGGCTGATCACCAGCGCCGAAGGACATCAGGTGATGTTCTATGGCTTTGATCTGCCGCTGCTGGTCGCGGAGAACAAGGAATTCGCCAAACAAGTCGAGGGCTGGCATGTACTGATCGCCACTATGGGTTACTGGCTGATCGGGCTGCATGCGCTGGCGGGGCTCTATCACCATTACGTGGTCGGTGATAACACGCTGCTGCGGATGATGCCCAAGCGCGGCTGA
- a CDS encoding 1-aminocyclopropane-1-carboxylate deaminase/D-cysteine desulfhydrase — MLLPPANWLPQAPLEHLHLDWLTSAGIEVAILRLDQIDPLISGNKWFKLVEHLKAADRAGAEGIISLGGAHSNHLHALAAAGKRLGFKTVGLLRGHAQETPTVQDLQAFGMQLHWLGYGGYRARNEPGFWEPWLAQYPQLYAVPEGGGGLSGALGCAAIKEQAQAQLATLGWSDYHGWWLACGTGTTLAGLVLAEAGVHPVYGALAVPEDHGVAPQVESIMQSAGLATAGYELIDASRGGFAKVDPVLLEFIEQTEQASGIPLEPLYTGKALLALKQQVEAGRFAPGTRLIFIHTGGLQGRRGFSASR; from the coding sequence ATGCTTTTGCCTCCCGCCAACTGGCTCCCCCAAGCCCCTCTCGAACACCTTCACCTCGACTGGCTGACATCCGCCGGCATTGAAGTGGCCATCCTGCGCCTCGACCAGATCGACCCGCTGATCAGCGGCAACAAATGGTTCAAACTCGTTGAACACCTCAAAGCCGCCGACCGTGCGGGTGCCGAGGGCATCATCAGTCTCGGTGGTGCGCATTCCAATCATCTGCACGCGTTGGCGGCGGCGGGGAAACGGTTGGGGTTCAAAACCGTGGGGCTGTTGCGCGGGCATGCACAGGAAACGCCGACAGTGCAGGATTTGCAGGCATTCGGCATGCAACTGCATTGGTTGGGTTACGGCGGCTACCGCGCACGAAACGAGCCGGGATTCTGGGAGCCTTGGCTCGCGCAGTATCCGCAGTTGTATGCGGTGCCCGAGGGTGGTGGCGGTTTATCGGGGGCGCTCGGTTGTGCCGCCATCAAGGAACAGGCGCAAGCGCAATTGGCCACGCTCGGCTGGAGCGATTACCACGGATGGTGGCTGGCTTGCGGCACCGGGACGACACTCGCCGGGCTGGTTCTCGCCGAGGCGGGTGTGCACCCGGTCTATGGTGCGCTGGCTGTCCCTGAAGATCACGGCGTGGCGCCGCAGGTCGAGTCGATTATGCAGTCAGCCGGACTGGCCACTGCCGGCTATGAACTGATCGACGCCAGCCGTGGCGGTTTTGCCAAGGTTGATCCGGTGTTGCTGGAGTTCATCGAACAAACCGAGCAAGCCAGCGGCATACCTCTGGAGCCGCTGTACACCGGCAAGGCGTTGCTGGCACTCAAGCAACAGGTCGAGGCAGGCAGGTTCGCGCCCGGCACGCGGCTGATCTTTATTCACACCGGTGGCTTGCAGGGCCGCCGTGGGTTCAGCGCCAGCCGCTGA